One Falco naumanni isolate bFalNau1 chromosome 13, bFalNau1.pat, whole genome shotgun sequence DNA segment encodes these proteins:
- the ELAVL3 gene encoding ELAV-like protein 3 isoform X2 encodes MVTILSTVEAQAPSTPGPSGCGPVPVAVPVVAVPGRPPPGPPMADDSKTNLIVNYLPQSMSQEELRSLFGSLGDIESCKLVRDKVTGQSLGYGFVNYVEAGDADKAISTLNGLKLQTKTIKVSYARPSSASIRDANLYVSGLPKAMGQKEMEQLFSQYGRIITSRILVDQVTGVSRGVGFIRFDKRVEAEEAVRGLHGQKPLGAAEPITVKFANSPGQKSGGALLSLCPSARRYGALHHPPQRFRLDNLLNVAYGVKRFSPLAIEAVPGLAGVGLGAPGTGWCIFVYNLAPEADESVLWQLFGPFGAVTNVKVIRDFATNKCKGFGFVTMTNYEEAAMAIASLNGYRLGDRVLQVSFKTSKQHKA; translated from the exons ATGGTGACG ATTCTGAGCACGGTGGAGGCCCAGGCTCCCAGCACCCCGGGGCCATCCGGCTGTGGCCCTGTCCCTGTGGCCGTACCAGTGGTGGCAGTGCCGGGGC ggccccccccgggcccccccaTGGCTGATGATAGCAAAACCAACCTGATCGTCAACTACTTGCCCCAGAGCATGAGCCAGGAGGAGCTGCGAAGCCTCTTTGGTAGCCTTGGGGACATCGAGTCCTGCAAGCTCGTCCGCGACAAGGTCACTG ggcagagcctgggctACGGCTTCGTCAACTACGTTGAGGCGGGTGACGCTGACAAGGCCATCAGCACCCTCAACGGCCTCAAACTGCAGACCAAGACCATCAAG GTGTCCTATGCTCGGCCCAGCTCAGCCTCCATCCGTGACGCCAACCTCTATGTGAGCGGCCTCCCCAAGGCCATGGGGCAGAAGGAGATGGAGCAGCTCTTCTCCCAGTATGGCCGCATCATCACCTCCCGTATACTTGTTGACCAGGTCACAG GTGTCTCGCGGGGAGTGGGCTTCATCCGCTTCGACAAGCGCGtggaggcagaggaggctgTCCGGGGTCTGCACGGACAGAAACCgctgggtgctgctgagccCATCACTGTCAAGTTTGCCAACAGCCCGGGCCAGAAGTCAGGGGGGGCCCTGCTCAGCCTCTGCCCCAGTGCCCGCCGCTACGGCGCCCTGCACCACCCCCCCCAGCGCTTCCG GCTCGACAATTTGCTGAACGTGGCCTACGGCGTGAAGAG GTTCTCCCCGTTGGCCATCGaggcagtgccagggctggctggagtGGGCCTGGGGGCCCCCGGCACTGGCTGGTGCATCTTTGTCTACAACCTGGCACCTGAGGCAGATGAGAGTGTCCTCTGGCAGCTCTTTGGCCCCTTTGGTGCTGTCACCAACGTCAAGGTCATCCGCGACTTCGCCACCAACAAGTGCAAGGGCTTCGGCTTTGTCACCATGACAAACTACGAGGAGGCGGCCATGGCCATCGCTAGTCTCAACGGCTACCGCCTGGGTGACCGTGTGCTCCAGGTCTCATTCAAGACCAGCAAACAGCACAAAGCCTGA
- the ELAVL3 gene encoding ELAV-like protein 3 isoform X1, translating into MGPPPGPPMADDSKTNLIVNYLPQSMSQEELRSLFGSLGDIESCKLVRDKVTGQSLGYGFVNYVEAGDADKAISTLNGLKLQTKTIKVSYARPSSASIRDANLYVSGLPKAMGQKEMEQLFSQYGRIITSRILVDQVTGVSRGVGFIRFDKRVEAEEAVRGLHGQKPLGAAEPITVKFANSPGQKSGGALLSLCPSARRYGALHHPPQRFRLDNLLNVAYGVKSPLSLLPRFSPLAIEAVPGLAGVGLGAPGTGWCIFVYNLAPEADESVLWQLFGPFGAVTNVKVIRDFATNKCKGFGFVTMTNYEEAAMAIASLNGYRLGDRVLQVSFKTSKQHKA; encoded by the exons ATGgggccccccccgggcccccccaTGGCTGATGATAGCAAAACCAACCTGATCGTCAACTACTTGCCCCAGAGCATGAGCCAGGAGGAGCTGCGAAGCCTCTTTGGTAGCCTTGGGGACATCGAGTCCTGCAAGCTCGTCCGCGACAAGGTCACTG ggcagagcctgggctACGGCTTCGTCAACTACGTTGAGGCGGGTGACGCTGACAAGGCCATCAGCACCCTCAACGGCCTCAAACTGCAGACCAAGACCATCAAG GTGTCCTATGCTCGGCCCAGCTCAGCCTCCATCCGTGACGCCAACCTCTATGTGAGCGGCCTCCCCAAGGCCATGGGGCAGAAGGAGATGGAGCAGCTCTTCTCCCAGTATGGCCGCATCATCACCTCCCGTATACTTGTTGACCAGGTCACAG GTGTCTCGCGGGGAGTGGGCTTCATCCGCTTCGACAAGCGCGtggaggcagaggaggctgTCCGGGGTCTGCACGGACAGAAACCgctgggtgctgctgagccCATCACTGTCAAGTTTGCCAACAGCCCGGGCCAGAAGTCAGGGGGGGCCCTGCTCAGCCTCTGCCCCAGTGCCCGCCGCTACGGCGCCCTGCACCACCCCCCCCAGCGCTTCCG GCTCGACAATTTGCTGAACGTGGCCTACGGCGTGAAGAG CCCGCTGTCACTGCTGCCCAGGTTCTCCCCGTTGGCCATCGaggcagtgccagggctggctggagtGGGCCTGGGGGCCCCCGGCACTGGCTGGTGCATCTTTGTCTACAACCTGGCACCTGAGGCAGATGAGAGTGTCCTCTGGCAGCTCTTTGGCCCCTTTGGTGCTGTCACCAACGTCAAGGTCATCCGCGACTTCGCCACCAACAAGTGCAAGGGCTTCGGCTTTGTCACCATGACAAACTACGAGGAGGCGGCCATGGCCATCGCTAGTCTCAACGGCTACCGCCTGGGTGACCGTGTGCTCCAGGTCTCATTCAAGACCAGCAAACAGCACAAAGCCTGA